From one Lycium barbarum isolate Lr01 chromosome 6, ASM1917538v2, whole genome shotgun sequence genomic stretch:
- the LOC132600375 gene encoding auxin-responsive protein SAUR64-like: MLSVKKLIKMARTWQKFAAMQRKRISLPRNGNEAESCSTSSSFIAGKGQFVVYTTDQRRFLIPLAYLENKFILQLLNMSEEEFGLPSGGHIILTCDSAFMEYIVSLIKKGATAEDLHKALLFLISSSCSSTSSLHQEWGNQQLLVC; the protein is encoded by the coding sequence ATGCTAAGTGTTAAGAAACTCATTAAGATGGCTAGGACATGGCAGAAGTTCGCAGCCATGCAGAGGAAGAGGATTTCACTTCCAAGAAATGGAAATGAGGCAGAAAGTTGCAGTACGTCTTCATCATTTATAGCCGGAAAAGGCCAGTTTGTAGTGTATACAACTGATCAAAGACGCTTTCTGATTCCATTGGCTTATCTGGAAAATAAGTTCATTTTGCAACTTTTAAACATGTCTGAAGAAGAGTTTGGTCTGCCAAGTGGAGGCCATATTATATTAACGTGTGATTCAGCTTTCATGGAATACATTGTTTCACTAATCAAGAAAGGCGCAACTGCTGAAGATCTTCATAAAGCATTGCTCTTCTTGATTAGTTCAAgttgctcttcaacttcttctttGCACCAAGAATGGGGAAACCAGCAACTCCTTGTTTGTTGA
- the LOC132599434 gene encoding auxin-responsive protein SAUR68-like, producing the protein MLSAKKLIKMARKWQKFAAMQRKRISLPRNRNDADSCSTSSSFMAGKGQFVVYTTDQKRFVIPLAYLENELILQLLNMSEEEFGLPSGGPIKLLCDSAFMEYLVSLIKKGATAEDLHKALILLLSSSCSSTSSLHQEWRNQQLLVC; encoded by the coding sequence ATGCTAAGTGCTAAGAAACTTATCAAGATGGCTAGGAAATGGCAGAAGTTTGCAGCCATGCAGAGGAAGAGGATTTCACTTCCAAGAAATAGAAACGATGCAGACAGTTGTAGTACATCTTCATCATTTATGGCCGGAAAAGGCCAGTTTGTAGTGTATACAACTGATCAAAAGCGCTTTGTGATTCCATTGGCTTATCTAGAAAATGAGCTCATTTTGCAACTTTTAAATATGTCTGAAGAAGAGTTTGGTCTGCCAAGTGGCGGTCCTATTAAATTACTGTGTGATTCAGCCTTCATGGAGTACCTTGTTTCACTAATCAAGAAAGGTGCAACAGCTGAAGATCTTCACAAAGCATTGATCCTCTTGCTTAGTTCAAgttgctcttcaacttcttcattgCACCAAGAATGGAGAAACCAGCAACTCCTTGTTTGTTGA
- the LOC132599435 gene encoding auxin-responsive protein SAUR68-like — protein sequence MLSAKKLIKMARKWQKFAAMQRKRISLPRNRNDADSCSMSSLLVAGKGQFVVYTTDQRRFVIPLAYLENKVILQLLNMSEEEFGLPSGGPITLPCDSAFMDYAVSLIKKGAAVGDLHKALLLSITNSSCSSTSFLHQEWGNQQLLVY from the coding sequence ATGCTCAGTGCTAAGAAGCTCATCAAGATGGCCAGGAAATGGCAGAAGTTTGCGGCCATGCAGAGGAAGAGGATTTCACTTCCAAGAAATAGAAATGATGCAGATAGTTGTAGTATGTCGTCATTATTAGTAGCCGGAAAAGGCCAGTTTGTAGTGTATACTACTGATCAAAGGCGCTTTGTGATTCCCTTGGCTTATCTTGAAAACAAGGTCATTTTGCAACTTTTAAACATGTCTGAAGAAGAGTTTGGTCTGCCAAGTGGCGGTCCTATTACATTACCGTGTGATTCAGCTTTCATGGACTACGCTGTTTCCCTAATCAAGAAAGGTGCAGCTGTCGGAGATCTTCACAAAGCATTGCTCCTCTCAATTACTAATTCAAgttgctcttcaacttctttTCTGCACCAAGAATGGGGGAACCAACAACTCCTTGTTTATTAG